In the genome of Methanopyrus kandleri AV19, one region contains:
- the frhB gene encoding coenzyme F420 hydrogenase subunit beta, translated as MSKLDEIMVKGDPELLGDHLGVFTARSTERKVTKVTQDGGIASAVMIYGLEEGLFDGVIAAVADPDDPEEPWKPRPVVITDPDEVLEAAGTKYTYCPNVSVLKEAVRSYGCEKVAMVGTPCQIRAVRKAQLCPIGMRHVPDKIELLIGIICMENFPYEGMKTIIEQLCGVWIREVTKMDIGNGKFWVYTKDGEVKSIPIDETHPFEGEPCHVCTDYCAELSDLTAGSVGSPDGWSTVIVRTEKAKEILDDMVEQGLLEVKSIEEVKPGLGLIQKLAQVKKNKNQKEIEERKELGLPEPGKVHESL; from the coding sequence ATGAGCAAGTTGGATGAGATCATGGTTAAGGGCGATCCAGAGCTGCTGGGAGACCACCTCGGCGTGTTCACGGCCCGCTCGACCGAGCGCAAGGTCACGAAGGTCACCCAGGACGGAGGTATCGCCTCCGCCGTCATGATCTACGGCCTTGAAGAGGGACTGTTCGACGGCGTGATCGCCGCCGTCGCGGACCCGGACGACCCCGAGGAGCCTTGGAAGCCACGCCCAGTGGTCATCACCGACCCGGACGAGGTCCTGGAGGCAGCCGGAACCAAGTACACGTACTGTCCCAACGTGAGCGTCCTCAAGGAGGCCGTGAGGAGCTACGGTTGCGAGAAAGTAGCGATGGTCGGGACTCCGTGTCAGATCCGGGCCGTCCGTAAGGCACAGCTCTGCCCGATCGGGATGAGGCACGTTCCGGACAAGATCGAGCTACTGATAGGGATCATCTGCATGGAGAACTTCCCGTACGAGGGTATGAAGACCATCATCGAGCAGCTCTGCGGCGTGTGGATACGTGAGGTCACCAAGATGGACATCGGTAACGGTAAGTTCTGGGTGTACACGAAGGACGGCGAGGTGAAGTCGATCCCGATCGACGAAACGCACCCCTTCGAGGGTGAACCGTGCCACGTGTGCACGGATTACTGCGCCGAGCTCTCCGATCTAACCGCCGGCTCGGTGGGTTCACCGGACGGCTGGAGCACCGTGATCGTGCGGACGGAGAAGGCCAAGGAGATCCTCGACGACATGGTGGAGCAGGGTCTGCTGGAGGTTAAGAGCATCGAGGAGGTCAAGCCAGGTCTCGGTCTCATTCAAAAGCTCGCCCAGGTGAAGAAGAACAAGAACCAGAAGGAGATCGAGGAGCGGAAGGAGCTCGGCCTACCGGAACCGGGTAAAGTTCACGAATCCCTCTAA
- a CDS encoding CBS domain-containing protein: MPERLYVRDYMVVGVAQVRMTDTVRDAVREMARAGVHGLAVVGLDGELVGVLEEEHIMDLVVERRGDWADILETPVEKVMNPEPAIV; the protein is encoded by the coding sequence ATGCCGGAGCGCCTGTACGTTAGGGACTACATGGTCGTAGGTGTCGCTCAGGTCCGGATGACGGACACCGTACGAGACGCCGTTCGTGAGATGGCCCGGGCCGGCGTACATGGATTGGCCGTTGTGGGCCTTGACGGTGAGCTGGTCGGAGTGCTAGAAGAAGAGCACATAATGGATCTCGTGGTGGAGCGGAGGGGAGATTGGGCGGATATCCTCGAGACGCCTGTCGAGAAGGTGATGAACCCTGAACCGGCTATCGTGTAG
- the rsmA gene encoding 16S rRNA (adenine(1518)-N(6)/adenine(1519)-N(6))-dimethyltransferase RsmA, whose amino-acid sequence MRSVEYLAYLRSKYGIRPRRRLGQHFMVDDNILEFMVEAAEVREDDIVLEIGPGPGLLTRYLMTRAGQVIAVELDGRMVEILKRELGEAPNLEIVRADFLEYDVPDDVNKVVANIPYNISSPITFKLLELDIDVAVLTYQREFAERMVAEPGSKKYSRLTVMVNLLADVELLRGVPRRAFIPPPRVGSSVVRLTPKSEEERPDVDPDTLESVCRALFQHKNKTVRNALLLSAHEWATDREQAREVLEELPEDLLSERPLHLPPERVAELAAAIESALG is encoded by the coding sequence TTGAGAAGCGTTGAGTACCTCGCGTACCTGCGATCCAAGTACGGGATCCGTCCCAGGCGACGCTTGGGCCAGCACTTCATGGTAGACGATAATATCCTGGAGTTCATGGTGGAGGCGGCGGAGGTACGCGAGGACGACATAGTGTTAGAAATAGGCCCCGGACCCGGTCTCCTGACCCGTTACCTGATGACCCGAGCGGGTCAAGTGATCGCCGTCGAGCTCGACGGACGCATGGTGGAGATTCTAAAGCGGGAGCTCGGTGAGGCCCCCAACCTCGAGATCGTACGGGCCGACTTCTTGGAGTACGACGTTCCGGACGACGTGAACAAGGTCGTAGCCAACATCCCCTACAACATCTCGTCTCCGATCACGTTCAAGCTCCTGGAGCTGGACATCGACGTCGCGGTGTTGACCTACCAACGGGAGTTCGCCGAGCGAATGGTGGCCGAACCCGGATCCAAGAAGTACAGCCGCCTCACCGTGATGGTGAACCTGCTCGCGGACGTGGAGCTCCTCAGAGGGGTACCCCGCAGGGCCTTCATCCCTCCCCCGCGCGTGGGCTCCTCCGTGGTCCGCCTGACGCCCAAGTCGGAGGAGGAGCGCCCCGATGTGGATCCGGACACCTTGGAATCCGTGTGTCGAGCCCTCTTCCAGCACAAGAACAAAACGGTGAGGAACGCGTTACTCCTCTCCGCTCACGAGTGGGCGACCGATCGCGAGCAGGCTCGAGAGGTACTGGAAGAGCTCCCGGAGGACCTACTATCCGAGCGTCCGCTCCATCTACCTCCGGAGCGTGTGGCGGAGCTCGCCGCCGCTATCGAGAGCGCACTGGGGTAG
- a CDS encoding MBL fold metallo-hydrolase translates to MKLKIWSPVRLFGATPGAVVGISLTDIEVLFDPGGWRPGYNRRVPPWAELPEDLKSAPGLFSRFGEPYPDYTLVTHHHTDHAKHGGEYGEPFAHPGAAERIERRFDYRPEDPNRCEIVVETVETGHCPGAVAYLVELDGIRVLFTGDVSPETFLDARLPRADVLISECSGVPGHLDRVGLELLCRKAKPRIVVPVHLIAYDPWFVRELDVDAAVIEPHLGLSVDLEPALNAEVPCAREYHLCTRCERGRGCPVFRFVRHLRCPECGNPPTLDGEDPESVRLVCPRCGTRSNTVDYAEIIKAVAEYAMERSDVGDWSPTEARPGEYSSSERRLKEFSPRPGGGEDRNV, encoded by the coding sequence ATGAAGCTCAAGATCTGGTCACCGGTCCGGTTGTTCGGGGCTACTCCGGGTGCGGTCGTGGGTATCTCTCTGACGGACATCGAGGTCCTGTTCGATCCGGGTGGTTGGCGTCCCGGGTACAACAGAAGGGTGCCTCCGTGGGCCGAACTACCCGAGGACCTGAAGTCGGCACCGGGCCTGTTCTCACGGTTCGGGGAGCCCTATCCCGATTACACCCTGGTCACACATCATCATACGGATCACGCCAAACACGGGGGCGAGTACGGGGAACCCTTCGCGCACCCCGGTGCGGCCGAGAGAATCGAGCGGAGGTTTGACTACAGACCCGAGGATCCGAACCGGTGTGAGATCGTGGTGGAAACCGTGGAAACCGGCCACTGTCCGGGCGCCGTGGCGTACCTGGTGGAACTGGACGGTATCCGGGTGCTCTTCACGGGTGATGTGAGCCCCGAGACGTTCTTAGACGCCCGTCTACCGCGGGCGGACGTTCTGATCTCGGAGTGTTCCGGCGTGCCCGGGCACCTGGACCGAGTGGGTTTGGAACTGCTGTGCCGGAAGGCGAAGCCTCGGATCGTGGTACCCGTGCACTTGATCGCCTACGACCCGTGGTTCGTCCGGGAGTTGGACGTCGACGCGGCGGTGATCGAGCCCCACCTGGGGCTCTCCGTCGACCTTGAGCCCGCTCTCAACGCGGAGGTACCCTGCGCCCGGGAGTACCACCTGTGCACGAGGTGCGAGCGCGGTCGGGGATGCCCGGTGTTCCGGTTCGTCCGACACCTGAGATGTCCCGAGTGCGGGAATCCACCCACTCTCGACGGAGAGGATCCCGAGTCCGTCAGGCTCGTGTGTCCCCGGTGTGGTACACGCTCGAATACCGTGGATTACGCTGAGATCATCAAGGCGGTAGCGGAGTACGCTATGGAGCGTTCGGACGTGGGGGATTGGAGTCCGACGGAGGCTCGGCCTGGGGAGTACTCGTCATCCGAGCGTCGGCTAAAGGAATTCTCACCACGGCCCGGGGGCGGCGAGGACCGAAACGTTTAA
- a CDS encoding THUMP domain-containing protein — protein MDVKKILNEIPKRTVTAALLEGGEIVAVEEADDEHAERKLVRRHDVEGKVVFVTARPCLYCARELAEAGVAGVVYLGRGRGLGPYYLARSGVEVVEVHPDEPLGYDPVDRLDVLLTFGGNPYLTEEDVAARVYCLLTGRGFDADIAPAPENLSGRVEIMVTRGDPDEAVELLKEELPVFRIRRFLISGEFDRDELRERILEDIEPRILDPFAVRARIARAGAFSSSREAEVFIGDVLTSVGREVNLNDPRTVVTVDVLGPRVSVGVEKR, from the coding sequence GTGGATGTGAAGAAGATCCTGAACGAAATTCCGAAACGCACGGTCACAGCGGCCTTGCTGGAGGGCGGAGAGATCGTAGCCGTCGAGGAAGCCGACGACGAGCATGCCGAGCGTAAGTTAGTACGACGACACGACGTCGAAGGAAAGGTGGTCTTCGTGACCGCCAGACCGTGCCTCTATTGCGCTCGGGAACTCGCGGAAGCCGGTGTGGCGGGCGTCGTATACCTCGGCCGAGGCCGAGGTCTCGGTCCCTACTACCTGGCCAGGAGCGGCGTGGAGGTGGTGGAGGTCCACCCCGATGAGCCGTTAGGCTACGACCCGGTGGACCGGTTGGACGTGCTCCTGACGTTCGGGGGTAACCCCTATCTCACCGAGGAGGACGTAGCCGCCCGAGTTTATTGCCTGCTGACGGGGCGTGGATTCGACGCCGATATCGCCCCAGCCCCCGAGAACCTCTCAGGTCGAGTCGAGATAATGGTGACCAGGGGCGACCCCGACGAAGCCGTCGAGCTCCTTAAGGAAGAGCTCCCCGTGTTCCGTATCAGACGGTTCCTGATCAGCGGCGAGTTCGACCGTGACGAGCTCAGGGAAAGGATCCTCGAGGACATCGAACCTCGCATCCTCGACCCCTTCGCCGTCAGGGCCCGGATCGCACGAGCCGGGGCGTTCTCCTCCTCACGTGAAGCCGAGGTGTTCATAGGGGACGTACTTACATCCGTCGGTCGCGAGGTTAACTTGAACGACCCGAGAACAGTCGTCACCGTAGACGTCCTGGGACCGAGGGTGTCCGTCGGCGTTGAGAAGCGTTGA
- a CDS encoding B12-binding domain-containing radical SAM protein — protein sequence MSQSVLIVDALGAGKGWRTRSRDVIGAGPRTVASLLESDYEVSLITYEDLQKLGLDSVMDYDTVGVSIMTGDERAARRMFDHTRSRTFRFIGGPGAADPNALLKTGADAAVIGEAEETLPELLEERGPVRGVYFRRGTEVDFPGPRPISRRFTRVNPEYIRAYAHRWAARVYVEIVRGCSNSCRTTFELPDGRKCSGCGNCREGEGGERWECPEGIPPGCGFCSVPSIFGPTRSRPLNEVVREVRGLVREGIRRVVLSASDVLDYGRGDLLTDPRTPPPNVEALRRLLRRTSKHVDVLFVENVKACLLNREIAELLGEYCRGTSVSVGVETGDPRLLRAIGKPSTLKEALRAIRLLRRAGLRPHAYFVYGLPGQTMKSAKLTAKAMKRAVEMGAEKITVYRFRPIPASAFGDFPPGPSPRNDEASRLIADTARRLNEALKRRMIGKRIRVYVAEPDLRRPRDAIGWPVKGGPKVRLKGARELVGTECEVEITGVVSDKVVSGKVVRILEEIDVEALEGRGVPG from the coding sequence TTGAGTCAAAGTGTCTTGATAGTAGACGCGCTGGGCGCAGGGAAGGGGTGGAGGACTAGATCCAGAGACGTTATCGGGGCGGGTCCTAGGACCGTCGCATCGCTACTGGAAAGTGATTATGAAGTATCGTTGATTACTTATGAAGATCTGCAGAAATTAGGACTAGATAGTGTTATGGATTACGATACCGTAGGTGTCAGTATAATGACCGGCGACGAGCGGGCCGCCCGGAGGATGTTCGACCACACACGTTCTCGGACGTTTCGGTTCATCGGTGGTCCCGGAGCCGCCGATCCGAACGCACTCCTCAAGACTGGAGCCGACGCGGCCGTGATCGGTGAAGCCGAGGAGACCCTACCTGAACTCTTGGAGGAGCGTGGACCCGTCCGCGGCGTGTACTTCCGGAGGGGAACCGAGGTGGACTTTCCGGGTCCTAGGCCCATTTCCAGGCGATTCACCCGGGTCAATCCGGAGTACATCCGTGCCTACGCACACCGATGGGCCGCACGCGTTTACGTCGAGATCGTCCGCGGGTGCAGCAACTCCTGCAGGACGACCTTCGAACTGCCCGACGGCCGCAAATGTTCGGGATGTGGGAACTGTCGGGAGGGTGAAGGTGGGGAGCGATGGGAATGTCCCGAAGGTATTCCACCGGGTTGCGGGTTCTGTTCGGTACCCTCGATCTTCGGGCCGACCAGGTCGAGACCGTTGAACGAAGTGGTGCGGGAAGTACGGGGGCTCGTCCGGGAGGGGATCCGTCGGGTAGTTCTCAGCGCCTCCGACGTACTGGATTACGGTCGGGGCGACTTACTGACTGATCCTCGGACTCCGCCCCCGAACGTCGAGGCCTTAAGGCGCCTCCTGCGACGAACATCGAAGCATGTGGACGTGCTCTTCGTCGAGAACGTGAAAGCGTGCTTATTGAACCGTGAGATCGCGGAGCTCCTCGGTGAGTACTGCCGCGGTACCTCGGTGAGCGTAGGTGTGGAGACGGGAGACCCGAGGCTGCTCCGCGCGATCGGGAAACCCTCCACGTTGAAGGAGGCGTTGCGTGCGATCCGTCTCCTGCGGAGGGCCGGTTTACGGCCTCATGCCTACTTCGTGTACGGACTACCCGGGCAGACGATGAAGTCCGCGAAACTCACGGCTAAAGCCATGAAACGAGCCGTCGAGATGGGAGCCGAGAAGATCACCGTGTACAGGTTCCGACCGATTCCCGCCTCGGCCTTCGGAGATTTCCCTCCGGGTCCCAGTCCACGTAACGACGAGGCGAGCCGGCTCATTGCGGACACGGCGCGTCGTTTGAACGAGGCGCTGAAACGTAGGATGATCGGCAAGAGAATCCGCGTATACGTCGCCGAGCCCGACCTACGCCGGCCTCGGGACGCGATAGGTTGGCCGGTGAAAGGTGGTCCGAAGGTTCGGCTTAAGGGAGCTCGGGAGTTAGTCGGCACGGAATGTGAGGTAGAAATCACGGGAGTAGTGTCGGACAAGGTGGTCTCGGGTAAAGTAGTGAGGATACTGGAAGAGATCGACGTGGAGGCGTTAGAGGGACGAGGGGTTCCTGGCTGA
- a CDS encoding radical SAM protein, whose protein sequence is MLEPLAEYHSIDDDELAARFMVARTLPVETTEGELEDLWKEHEEAMEEFRARWEERPAPGDIEETSPNLLDLKLEIARKILRECTFCERRCRVDRTREDGFCRVPIKPRISSEFLHMGEERVLVPSHTVFFCGCTFRCVYCQNWDIAFRPTNGVYVKPESLARVIRHRRSQGAKNVNWVGGDPTPNIHYILEVLRRLDVNVPQVWNSNMYLTEEAMRLLDGVIDLYLTDFKYGNDECAERYSNAPNYWEIVTRNHREADRQCGLIVRHLVLPGNVECCTFPILEWIAEELGTDTPLNVMPQYRPEHRAYEYPEINRRPSADELEEAWEKARELGFRYYRL, encoded by the coding sequence GTGCTGGAGCCGCTCGCGGAATATCACTCGATCGATGACGATGAACTCGCGGCCCGGTTCATGGTAGCACGGACCCTCCCGGTCGAAACCACGGAGGGGGAGTTAGAGGACCTGTGGAAGGAGCACGAGGAAGCTATGGAGGAATTTCGCGCGAGGTGGGAGGAGCGTCCCGCACCCGGAGATATCGAGGAGACCTCGCCGAACCTCCTAGACTTGAAGCTGGAGATCGCTCGGAAGATCCTCCGTGAATGCACGTTCTGCGAGCGGAGGTGTCGGGTCGATCGAACCCGTGAGGACGGGTTCTGTCGGGTTCCGATCAAACCCAGGATTTCCTCGGAGTTCCTGCATATGGGCGAAGAACGCGTGCTCGTGCCTTCTCACACAGTGTTCTTCTGCGGGTGTACGTTCCGATGTGTCTATTGTCAGAACTGGGACATAGCCTTCCGACCGACCAACGGGGTATACGTTAAACCGGAGTCACTCGCCCGGGTGATCCGGCATCGACGATCTCAAGGTGCCAAGAACGTGAACTGGGTCGGAGGAGACCCCACACCGAACATTCACTACATCCTGGAGGTGCTCAGGCGGCTCGACGTGAACGTCCCGCAGGTTTGGAACTCCAACATGTACTTGACCGAGGAGGCCATGAGGCTGTTAGACGGCGTTATCGACCTGTACCTGACGGATTTCAAGTACGGCAACGACGAGTGCGCGGAGAGGTACTCGAACGCCCCGAATTACTGGGAGATAGTGACCCGGAACCACCGTGAAGCGGATCGGCAGTGTGGCCTGATCGTGCGTCACCTCGTTTTACCCGGTAACGTGGAGTGCTGTACGTTTCCGATCCTGGAGTGGATCGCCGAAGAGCTGGGTACGGACACGCCGTTGAACGTGATGCCCCAGTATCGCCCGGAGCACCGCGCGTACGAGTACCCGGAGATAAACAGGCGACCGTCCGCGGACGAACTGGAAGAGGCGTGGGAGAAGGCGAGGGAGCTGGGGTTCCGATACTACCGGCTTTAG
- the frhA gene encoding coenzyme F420 hydrogenase subunit alpha: MAEGAVEIQPTTRHEGHAKLVLYVDDEGYVERAFYLNTSAVRGFEALAKGRPAEFVQVAVMRICGICQATHGTASAEAFERAMGIEPPKDGKLLRELCALGNRIQSHVLHQLLVLDDFVEDESEKVEAVKRIQQIRRIGQYVVDVVGGEGIHPPNIRIGGMAENISEAARRKLYRRLREARELMMEQHEFMVNIVERFGDENDLDIDEFGRHDQPFLATHPTYGDPDRLDMDRVVELLPIEYYGEEHKEVAYQHRGQIPLYDGVPVEVGPRARYILFDGVDPRGVLYIHVLRSQETLAAIDRAMTILDELNTSGKTLAEWEPKAGVGIGVHEAPRGTNVHIAKVNEKGIVEDYRIIAASTWNFPVVEKAIEGENEEYAEVIMRCYDIUASCAAHVVKEVRDADSREKIRESVVKLA, translated from the coding sequence TTGGCGGAAGGTGCCGTGGAGATTCAACCGACCACGAGACATGAAGGTCACGCTAAGCTAGTATTATATGTCGACGACGAGGGTTACGTGGAGCGTGCGTTTTACCTGAACACTTCGGCGGTCCGAGGCTTCGAAGCGCTGGCGAAGGGAAGGCCCGCGGAGTTCGTTCAGGTGGCCGTTATGAGGATCTGCGGAATCTGCCAGGCGACGCACGGAACCGCATCCGCCGAGGCCTTCGAGCGGGCCATGGGCATCGAACCTCCCAAGGACGGGAAACTCCTGCGGGAACTCTGCGCCCTGGGTAACAGGATTCAGTCTCACGTGCTCCATCAGTTGCTAGTACTGGACGATTTCGTTGAGGATGAGAGCGAGAAGGTCGAGGCGGTCAAGAGGATCCAGCAGATCAGGCGGATCGGACAGTACGTGGTGGACGTGGTCGGAGGTGAGGGAATCCATCCACCCAACATCAGGATCGGAGGGATGGCCGAGAACATCTCGGAAGCCGCGCGTAGGAAGCTTTACCGCAGGCTACGTGAGGCGCGCGAGCTGATGATGGAGCAGCACGAGTTCATGGTGAACATCGTCGAGAGGTTCGGCGACGAGAACGACCTCGACATCGACGAGTTCGGCAGACACGACCAGCCGTTCCTGGCGACGCATCCCACCTATGGGGATCCCGACCGGCTGGACATGGACCGCGTGGTGGAGCTGCTTCCGATCGAGTACTACGGAGAGGAGCACAAGGAAGTCGCGTACCAGCACCGGGGCCAGATCCCGCTTTACGACGGTGTTCCGGTGGAAGTCGGACCCAGAGCCAGGTACATACTCTTCGACGGGGTGGACCCACGCGGAGTCCTGTACATCCACGTGTTAAGGTCACAGGAAACACTCGCGGCCATCGACCGGGCGATGACGATCCTGGATGAACTCAACACCAGCGGCAAGACCCTGGCCGAGTGGGAGCCGAAGGCAGGAGTCGGAATCGGAGTTCACGAGGCCCCACGGGGCACCAACGTGCACATCGCTAAGGTGAACGAGAAGGGTATCGTCGAGGACTATCGCATCATCGCGGCTTCCACGTGGAACTTCCCGGTGGTGGAGAAGGCTATCGAGGGCGAAAACGAAGAGTACGCCGAGGTCATCATGCGATGTTACGACATATGAGCATCGTGTGCCGCTCACGTGGTGAAGGAAGTCCGCGACGCCGACTCCCGGGAGAAGATCCGGGAGTCGGTAGTTAAGCTCGCCTAA
- the frhG gene encoding coenzyme F420 hydrogenase subunit gamma — MAYVQLAGCCGCLVSLTDTYERLLDILDSIELVYCQTLMDEREIPECDVAVVEGAVCLNDEHMLEEVEELEEHADTIVALGACASTGNFMRLSRGNQQAAPTHEAFVPLTEVADVDYAVPGCPPAPEAIKRFLTLLLEGKEELLEPFAKLAEGKTEYCGCDLMYHVVNKSMCMGCGTCAAACPTRAIEIVDGRPVVNENRCIKCGACFTQCPRTIWPGDEAIKELIMGGE, encoded by the coding sequence GTGGCCTACGTGCAGCTGGCCGGATGCTGCGGGTGTCTGGTGTCGTTAACCGACACGTACGAGCGGCTTTTGGATATACTGGACTCCATCGAGCTGGTCTACTGTCAGACCCTCATGGACGAGCGCGAGATCCCCGAGTGCGACGTGGCCGTAGTAGAAGGTGCGGTGTGCCTTAACGACGAGCACATGCTGGAGGAAGTGGAGGAGCTGGAGGAGCACGCCGACACGATCGTGGCACTAGGTGCGTGCGCGAGTACGGGGAACTTCATGCGACTCTCGCGGGGGAACCAGCAGGCGGCTCCCACGCACGAGGCGTTCGTGCCACTCACGGAGGTGGCGGACGTCGACTACGCCGTCCCGGGATGTCCACCAGCCCCCGAGGCTATCAAGCGGTTCCTGACGCTCCTTCTGGAGGGTAAAGAGGAGCTGCTCGAGCCGTTCGCGAAGCTGGCGGAAGGTAAGACGGAGTACTGCGGCTGCGACCTGATGTACCACGTGGTGAACAAGAGCATGTGCATGGGATGCGGCACCTGCGCGGCGGCCTGCCCCACGCGGGCGATCGAGATCGTGGACGGCAGACCGGTGGTGAACGAGAACCGGTGCATCAAGTGTGGTGCGTGCTTCACGCAGTGCCCGAGGACGATCTGGCCGGGTGACGAGGCCATCAAGGAGCTAATCATGGGGGGTGAGTAA